In a single window of the Solea senegalensis isolate Sse05_10M linkage group LG1, IFAPA_SoseM_1, whole genome shotgun sequence genome:
- the ccl20l gene encoding C-C motif chemokine 20: MAPGGMIAVTTFVLFFILGPLSPAPATCSQMSRACCTRYNRKPVPFQRIKGFREQTMKENCHMEAIIFYTVKNNEVCATQRDEWVRKTLELLSSKLKKMSKADSATVETPMKKRENPSFNDGSGSPASAAERLFDSTESQY, from the exons ATGGCTCCAGGAGGCATGATCGCCGTGACGACCTTtgtcctcttcttcatcctggGCCCACTCAGTCCAGCTCCAGCTACCT GTTCCCAAATGAGCAGAGCATGTTGTACGAGATACAACAGAAAGCCGGTGCCTTTCCAGCGCATCAAGGGCTTCAGAGAACAAACCATGAAGGAAAACTGTCACATGGAGGCGATCAT TTTCTACACAGTGAAGAACAATGAGGTATGCGCGACTCAGAGGGATGAGTGGGTGAGGAAAACGCTGGAATTACTCAG CTCCAAACTGAAGAAGATGTCCAAGGCCGACTCCGCTACAGTCGAAACTCCgatgaagaaaagagaaaatcctTCATTCAATGATGGAAGTGGATCTCCTGCAAGTGCTGCAGAAAGACTCTTTGACAGCACAGAGAGTCAATATTAG
- the LOC122779526 gene encoding solute carrier family 25 member 36-A-like isoform X1 produces the protein MSQRDTLVHLFAGGCGGTVGAILTCPLEVVKTRLQSSSITLYISEVQLSTVNGASVARVAPPGPLHCLKLILEREGPRSLFRGLGPTLVGVAPSRAIYFAAYSTAKEKLNGVLEPDSTPVHMVSAGMAGFTAITATNPIWLIKTRLQLDARNRGERQMNAFECVRRVYQMDGLRGFYRGMSASYAGISETVIHFVIYESIKRKLLEYKAHSSMDEEDESAKDASDFVGMMLAAATSKTCATSIAYPHGMFVSHTFSKNERTPC, from the exons ATGAGCCAAAGGGACACGCTGGTTCATTTGTTCGCTGGAGG ATGTGGAGGTACAGTGGGTGCAATTTTGACTTGTCCTCTGGAAGTGGTGAAAACAAGACTACAGTCCTCCTCCATCACTCTCTACATCTCAGAAGTCCAGCTTAGCACCGTCAATGGCGCCAGCGTGGCCCGTGTTGCTCCACCAGGGCCTCTGCACTGTCTCAA GTTGATTTTAGAGAGAGAAGGGCCCCGTTCACTCTTCAGAGGACTGGGACCCACCCTTGTTGGTGTGGCACCTTCCAG GGCGATCTATTTTGCAGCCTATTCAACAGCCAAGGAGAAGCTGAATGGGGTGCTGGAGCCAGACTCTACCCCAGTGCACATGGTGTCAGCTGGGATGGCAG GGTTCACAGCCATCACCGCCACCAATCCCATCTGGCTGATTAAGACCCGTCTGCAGCTGGATGCCAG AAACCGGGGTGAGCGGCAGATGAATGCTTTCGAGTGTGTGCGGCGGGTGTACCAGATGGACGGCCTGCGTGGTTTTTACAGGGGTATGTCGGCCTCCTATGCCGGCATCTCTGAGACTGTTATCCATTTTGTCATTTATGAGAGCATCAAACGTAAACTGCTCGAGTACAAGGCCCACTCAAGCATGGACGAAGAGGACGAGTCGGCCAAAGACGCCTCAGACTTTGTAGGCATGATGCTTGCAGCAGCCACCTCCAAGACCTGTGCCACCTCAATAGCCTACCCTCATGGTATGTTTGTCTCCCACACTTTCTCTAAGAATGAGAGAACACCTTGCTAA
- the LOC122779526 gene encoding solute carrier family 25 member 36-A-like isoform X2, which translates to MSQRDTLVHLFAGGCGGTVGAILTCPLEVVKTRLQSSSITLYISEVQLSTVNGASVARVAPPGPLHCLKLILEREGPRSLFRGLGPTLVGVAPSRAIYFAAYSTAKEKLNGVLEPDSTPVHMVSAGMAGESTVPKGQPGPLALGRTRQGFTLKLSPLRDWVGDPRQLCPPYLQATSCSGEELEELCPSLGSQPSPPPIPSG; encoded by the exons ATGAGCCAAAGGGACACGCTGGTTCATTTGTTCGCTGGAGG ATGTGGAGGTACAGTGGGTGCAATTTTGACTTGTCCTCTGGAAGTGGTGAAAACAAGACTACAGTCCTCCTCCATCACTCTCTACATCTCAGAAGTCCAGCTTAGCACCGTCAATGGCGCCAGCGTGGCCCGTGTTGCTCCACCAGGGCCTCTGCACTGTCTCAA GTTGATTTTAGAGAGAGAAGGGCCCCGTTCACTCTTCAGAGGACTGGGACCCACCCTTGTTGGTGTGGCACCTTCCAG GGCGATCTATTTTGCAGCCTATTCAACAGCCAAGGAGAAGCTGAATGGGGTGCTGGAGCCAGACTCTACCCCAGTGCACATGGTGTCAGCTGGGATGGCAG GAGAGAGCACTGTCCCCAAAGGTCAACCGGGGCCCCTGGCACTCGGGCGGACACGTCAG GGCTTTACTTTAAAGCTTTCACCCCTGCGTGATTGGGTGGGAGATCCCCGCCAACTGTGCCCCCCATATCTGCAGGCTACTAGCTGCAGcggggaggagctggaggagcttTGCCCCTCCCTT GGTTCACAGCCATCACCGCCACCAATCCCATCTGGCTGA
- the LOC122773263 gene encoding E3 ubiquitin-protein ligase MARCHF2-like produces MSSPGCCHLPGSLCDYSGNAESEASKDSEESDSTAQAQYIAKVTAKDGRPLSTVVKAVSLQSDVGMCRICHEGSGGETLLSPCDCTGTLGKVHKSCLEKWLSSSNTSYCELCHTEFTIERRPQPLTQWLKDPGPRSEKRTLLCDMACFLLITPLAAISGWLCLRGAQDHLQLKSRLEAVGLIALTIALFTIYILWTLVSFRYHCQLYSEWRRTNQKVRLLMPDMKGAHTTQRSVPTKLTKKMTDETIV; encoded by the exons ATGTCTTCACCAGGGTGCTGCCACCTACCTGGCTCTCTTTGTGATTACTCTGGGAACGCTGAATCAGAGGCCTCCAAGGATTCGGAGGAGTCTGATTCTACTGCCCAGGCCCAGTACATTGCCAAGGTTACAGCCAAAGATGGCCGCCCACTCTCCACTGTTGTCAAAGCAGTGAGCTTGCAGAG TGATGTGGGTATGTGTCGGATCTGTCATGAGGGATCTGGAGGAGAGACACTGCTCTCGCCCTGTGACTGCACTGGGACGCTGGGTAAAGTGCACAAGAGCTGCTTGGAGAAGTGGCTGTCCTCCTCCAACACCAGCTACTGCGAACTCTGTCACACAGAGTTCACTATTGAACGGCGACCACAACCACTCACACAG TGGCTGAAGGACCCCGGACCCCGCAGTGAGAAGCGCACGCTGCTGTGTGACATGGCCTGCTTCCTTCTCATCACACCTCTAGCAGCCATTTCCGGCTGGCTGTGTCTGAGAGGAGCCCAGGATCACCTGCAACTGAAGAGCAGACTCGAGGCTGTTGGCCTCATCGCCCTCACCATCGCCCTCTTCACCATCTACATCCTGTGGACTCTG GTGTCATTTCGGTATCACTGTCAGTTGTACTCGGAGTGGAGGAGGACCAATCAGAAAGTGCGTCTGCTCATGCCTGACATGAAGGGGGCACACACCACCCAGCGTTCAGTGCCAACCAAGCTGACCAAGAAAATGACTGATGAGACCATCGTATGA